In Thermodesulfobacteriota bacterium, the genomic stretch GATTGCCAATATCTGATCTTTGAATACCAGCTTTTTAAAGGCAGCTATCCCTGCCGGGATAGAATAACGGTCATCCTCCACGATCAGCTTTATCTTTCTTCCCTGGATTCCCCCTTCGTCGTTTACATAATGGGTATAGTTCTTATACGCCTCTATCACCACAACTCCAGCATTAGAAATAGGGCCTGTGAGATCGATTATTACACCAATTTTTACCAGATCCTTTGCTACGCCCCTTGCTTCTTTACCGTATGCCAATCTGCTTTGTGAAATGTGTAGGATTAAAACCAAAAAACCAACAAGCAATAACGCGGATAAATACCTCGTTTTCATAGCCAATCCCCTTTCTTGAAGATTAGACCCTGCATATCAAAGCCTTTTATGCCTTTTTGTTTCCAGTTTTTATCTTAGATTTTTTTTAACCTTGGAGTCATCTTTTTTATATCAGAGGTTCTAGGTACAGAAACATCATCAAAAGGAGATGCAAGGGAATGGCAGGAAAAGTCAGAGTTCAGTAATCGGGAGATTGGGTTTTCATAATTTTTATTTATTCAGGTACTCAGTATAATTCACCACGTGACGCAACGCTCTTGCTGCCCTTCTGGGGTTTGGATAAATAGGGATCCCCCTGTCACGTAAGAGATTAAAGCTTTCCGGTTCTGCCATAACCCTTGGCATCAGATTTACATAAACAAGAGGCTTTCCAAGCCTGTCTATTTTTTCCCTAATGAGATCTAAATTCTTAAGTTCTTGTTCTTCGAGAGACTTAACCATCTTTTGAAACTCTTCATTATTTGAAAAAGATCCCTTCTCTATCATATTCGAAAAATAAGAACTTGCTCCAATACCCCCTAAAAGAATTGCAATATCTATGTTAGGGTCTTCCATGATTGCCCACAGACAGGAAAAGATAACGAGATTACCCGATGTAACCAGATCCGTAATGTCCGTTGGATTTCCGTAAGAACAACGTGAAGGTAAAAGAGACCTCAATGTCTCGGTAGTCTCATAAGAGAAATTAGGGAGTTCTAAACCTACCTTTTCAGTAGCCTCAGCCATTACAACACCAATTCCACCACCTTCAGTTAAAATCCCTGTCCTGTTCCCTCTGGGAAGAGGAAGAGAAACCAGGGCATTAACAACATCAAACAATTCCACTTCATCCTCTACTCTGATGACTCCTGACTGCTTAAAAGCAGCATCATAAATTTGATCCGAACCAGATAAAGATGCAGTATGGGATTTTGCTGCCCTTGCAGAACCTTTTGTGGATCCAGACTTCATGATTATGATCGGTTTTTTCCGCGTGATTTCCCTGGCTAATTTAAAGAACCGTCTGCCCTCTCTTAATCCTTCGACATAGGCAGCGATAATCCTGGTTTCTTCATCTTCGGCAAGATATTCTATGTAATCTTCCAGATGAATATCAGCCTCATTACCATCGCTTACAAATTTACTAAAACCAATCCCTCGATGTGTCCCTGTGCGAACCACGCGCTGTCCGTAAGTCCCGCTCTGGGAGAGAAAAGCAACCCCTCCCGGTTTCACGTCCTCCATCCATGCCAGGGTAGAGAATGAGGAATGGGTGTTTATATGGCCCATACTATTAGGCCCGATGAATCGTATTCCACCTTTTCTTGCGATTTCTACCAATTCTTTTTCCAGTTTTGCACCTTCTTCACCAGATTCAGCAAGTCCTCCTGTAATCACTAAAGCTGCTTTAACCCCTTTAGCTACACATTCTCTCATAACTTCAGGGGTTTTTGCGGGCGGTACTGAAAGAACTGCAAAGTCCACTGGTTCCGGTATCTCTGTGATTTTCCGGTATGCCTTAATCCCCATTATTTCATCACTTTTTGAATTAACTGGATAAACCTTCCTCTTCGGATTGCCAAGAAGACGGTTCAAAACCCCAAATCCCCACGTTCCAATTCTGTTCGATGCTCCAATTACAGCGACTGAGCGCGGATTAAAGACGTAATCGAGTTGCTCTACAACAGAACTTTCATTTACAGATTCCACTCTCACCACATTTTCCAATCCCAATACCTCCTGAACTTCAAATGAATTTCAACTTTTAAAAAGACTGTATTCGGTTGATAAAGAGCTTGAACTACACTCCGAGAAGTAACTGGTTTTATATCTGAATAATTTGTAACTAATCTTTATTATTTTACCTCCTTTGTTCAATAGCACATAGAACTAAAAAAGACAATAAATGGATTTTATTTCTCCTAGATAATCTCCTCCCTTTTTAATTGCTCTATCTCGTGTTCACTATATCCCCCCACTGTCCTCAGAACCTCCTCAGTATGCTCTCCCATTTCAGGGGCTGCTTTTCTCGTCCCGGCTCGAGCCTCGCTAAAATGGGCAGGAAAACCTGGAATATTAACCTTCCCTAAAGTTGGGTGATCAAGTTTATCCAGGTAATTTTCACGTATTTGCGGGTCATTCTCAAGCTCAGTATGCCTGTGTATCGCACAGGCAAAGAGGTCGTACCCTCTGAAGGCTTCCAGCCACTCATCACGTGTTCTGGCTAAAAAAATCTGGGAGAGCAACGTGATAAGTTCACTCGAATTTTCCTCTGATCTCTTTTCCTGTGTGTTAAATCTGGGATCTATCTCCAACTCTGAGTGCTCTATAGCCTGACAAAAGCGGGGCCAATCTCCATTGGGCCGAAGTGTAATGGCAAACCACTTGTCATCTTTACACTGATAGTAATTTCGGATGGGGTCTGTATCCATGCGACGGTGACGCGGGACATCCTGATGAAGCCACAGGGCATTCAATAAATTAAAATAAGACAGATACAGGGCAGATCCCAAAATCGAGGTTTCAATCATCTGTCCTTTTCCGGTACGTTCCCGCATAAAAAGAGCTGCCAGAATTGCCTGGCTTACGGTGATAGCTGTTGCCTGGTCGATGAGTCCGAACTGAGAGAGAACAGGAGGTGTCCCCGGCTCTCCCATGCTGTACATTATCCCTGATCGTGCCTGGCCCTGGAAATCAAACCCACCTTGGTCTTTGTGAGGACCCATTGGACCATAACTCGAAACCGAAAGATATATCAGCCTCCGATTTAAATCAGAAAGTACAGGATAAGTCATACCCATGTCTTCACGGGTTTTTCTACGGAGATTCGTCAGAAACACATCGAAATGAGGGATTAAACGATAGACAATTTCTTTCCCCATATCCTTGCTCAGATCGACGCAAATGGATTTTTTATTCCGATTAGAACCCTCAAAAAAGAGATTTCTGTTGCCAGGCAAATCGAAGGAGGTTCGTCCAAAGCGGCCTCGATGCCGAATTGGATCACCCTTCCCGCGTTCTTCTATTTTTACTGCCTCTGCACCCAAATCACCAAGGATAGCCGTGCCTCCCGGTCCGGCATGAAAAATACCCCACTCCAAAATCCTAATCCCTTCTAAAGGATACTCCACATTCCACCTCCATCTTTCACTTCATTATCTTACCCCGACAGTATCGGGGTATATCCATAATAACAATCAATCAGCACAAAAACAACTATAATTATAGGCTGGAGAAACTTTGATACATCAAATAAGTCTTCTACTTCGCAGCCCTTATATAATCAGTGAAGGGAACAAACTTAAGAAGCCTTCCTCATCTTCAGCAGTTCAGCAAATGTTTCAACCCTTGTTCTTAACTGCCCGGCACTGTAATTACGGGTATCATAGGCATCTCCCTCCAGAACCAATACAGGGATACTCAGCCTGTCCTTTAGTGCCTTTTTGCCCATTAAGGGAGGAATAGTATACGGGCGACATGAATAGGGATAACAAAGTATTGCCCCATCTACCTTCCACTCCTTGCAGTACTCTGTGAAATAGTCAAGTGCCCCCGATGCAGAACACAGTGGTCCACGCTTGAAGAACCCTTCCATTATCTTTTGACTGTATTCTGTCGATTTTGCCTTCGTCCGCTCGACAGGCGTTAACCAGTCAACAAAAACAACAGACATCGCCAACCCAAGACTCTCCACCATCTTAAGTATAGCGGCATCAACTGCCATTCGAAGACCGAAGTATATCCTTGGAGCACCCTTCTCAACGACGCCCTCTCCCCTGTCTATCCGTTCCTTTGCCTCTCTAATCAATGTGGTAACGGCATCAACTGCCTCGTCCCTCATCCTTATAGGGGTATTGGAAATCATATATGCAAGGCTGACATCCGCCTGGCTGATGGCCTGGGGATCACTTTTCCCTATTGTTTCCACTAACGTGTTATAATTGTAATAGTACTTTGCATTGTCTCTTACACCGGTCTTACGCACGTCTTCCGTAAACGTATAGCCTGTTACCTCTTCTATCTTCCTGAAGATCTTCTCCATCTGACCGCCAGCATATCGTACCATCCTTTCACTGATGTCAGGCCATTGTCCCCAATAGCTATCAAGGACCCCATCCATATACACAGTAGGAATATCATAGAGTTCTGCCAGGAGTTGGTCTGCCTCCGCTGGCTGATCGCAGTACCAGCCAGATGAGACCATCAGATCAGGTAAGGGTATCATTTTCTTTTCAATAGCCCCTATGTGAGTCTGCCAGAGGGCACAATGTGCCTCTCCTACCCCTAGCCCTGTCTTCTCACCCGCTTCAAGAAGGGGACTGAGTTTATCAAAGATCATGCCCATACCCACGTTCATAATTTCCCCTATAGACCCAACGTAGACGTCCGGCGACAGCCTGTGGACCGCCATCATCATAGCACCAGGAAAGGGCCAGTCATAATAAATAACCTTCTTGTACTCATCCCGACACAGGGGCAATGATACAAATTCCTCCATCCATACTCGCAGCAGTTTACGGACACCCTCAAGCCTAATATCGAGATTCTCCCTAACCCTTTTCTCTGCCCTGTTTATGTCCTCCTTCCCTATGCCAAGGATATCAAACGCCTTGTCGATCCTTGGCCTCTGTTTCTCCAGTTCCTGGTTTTCATACCCGCATAACTTCATAAAATCTGTATACATAGGACACCTCCTTTTAAATTGAGAAGACTTTTAACCATTAAGTTGATTATCAATCTTTGAAAGCTGGCTCCCTGAACTCCGTAATCGGTATAAAGGTCTGATTCTTTACGTCCACTTTATACAATTTGTTCATCGTTCCACCTTTATGATTATTCTTGCTGTAACTTACGGGCGCCGAAATTTCACCAGTACTAAAGTTTTTAAAGGCTTCATAAGCCTCTACCAGAGTATCAGGATTTAGATTTTTACCTGCCCTTTTTAGCCCCTCTGCACAGATCATTGAAGTGAGCCACCCCTGTATATAACTTCTTATCATCCACTTCGTCTCAGGATGATATTTCGTAGTAATCTTTCTCAGTTCAGCCATCCCAGGGCTATTATCACTCCAATAACCGATGGGGCTTACCGCCAAAGCATCCTTCATGGCATCTCCTGTAACTTTTATATTCTCCTCGTCACTGACATAAAATGACCCAATGACCTTACTTCTTAAACCATATCTCTTTGCAGCTTTAAAGAAGGAAACAAGGCCGGCAAGGGCATCATGAAGGATTATATAATCCGGATCTGATTTCTTTAAGTTCAAGACCTGGGAGGTTGCATCAATCTCAGTAAAGTTAATTATCGACGTGGCA encodes the following:
- a CDS encoding 2-hydroxyacyl-CoA dehydratase family protein — encoded protein: MYTDFMKLCGYENQELEKQRPRIDKAFDILGIGKEDINRAEKRVRENLDIRLEGVRKLLRVWMEEFVSLPLCRDEYKKVIYYDWPFPGAMMMAVHRLSPDVYVGSIGEIMNVGMGMIFDKLSPLLEAGEKTGLGVGEAHCALWQTHIGAIEKKMIPLPDLMVSSGWYCDQPAEADQLLAELYDIPTVYMDGVLDSYWGQWPDISERMVRYAGGQMEKIFRKIEEVTGYTFTEDVRKTGVRDNAKYYYNYNTLVETIGKSDPQAISQADVSLAYMISNTPIRMRDEAVDAVTTLIREAKERIDRGEGVVEKGAPRIYFGLRMAVDAAILKMVESLGLAMSVVFVDWLTPVERTKAKSTEYSQKIMEGFFKRGPLCSASGALDYFTEYCKEWKVDGAILCYPYSCRPYTIPPLMGKKALKDRLSIPVLVLEGDAYDTRNYSAGQLRTRVETFAELLKMRKAS
- a CDS encoding CoA transferase, with product MEYPLEGIRILEWGIFHAGPGGTAILGDLGAEAVKIEERGKGDPIRHRGRFGRTSFDLPGNRNLFFEGSNRNKKSICVDLSKDMGKEIVYRLIPHFDVFLTNLRRKTREDMGMTYPVLSDLNRRLIYLSVSSYGPMGPHKDQGGFDFQGQARSGIMYSMGEPGTPPVLSQFGLIDQATAITVSQAILAALFMRERTGKGQMIETSILGSALYLSYFNLLNALWLHQDVPRHRRMDTDPIRNYYQCKDDKWFAITLRPNGDWPRFCQAIEHSELEIDPRFNTQEKRSEENSSELITLLSQIFLARTRDEWLEAFRGYDLFACAIHRHTELENDPQIRENYLDKLDHPTLGKVNIPGFPAHFSEARAGTRKAAPEMGEHTEEVLRTVGGYSEHEIEQLKREEII
- a CDS encoding CoA-binding protein, which encodes MVRVESVNESSVVEQLDYVFNPRSVAVIGASNRIGTWGFGVLNRLLGNPKRKVYPVNSKSDEIMGIKAYRKITEIPEPVDFAVLSVPPAKTPEVMRECVAKGVKAALVITGGLAESGEEGAKLEKELVEIARKGGIRFIGPNSMGHINTHSSFSTLAWMEDVKPGGVAFLSQSGTYGQRVVRTGTHRGIGFSKFVSDGNEADIHLEDYIEYLAEDEETRIIAAYVEGLREGRRFFKLAREITRKKPIIIMKSGSTKGSARAAKSHTASLSGSDQIYDAAFKQSGVIRVEDEVELFDVVNALVSLPLPRGNRTGILTEGGGIGVVMAEATEKVGLELPNFSYETTETLRSLLPSRCSYGNPTDITDLVTSGNLVIFSCLWAIMEDPNIDIAILLGGIGASSYFSNMIEKGSFSNNEEFQKMVKSLEEQELKNLDLIREKIDRLGKPLVYVNLMPRVMAEPESFNLLRDRGIPIYPNPRRAARALRHVVNYTEYLNK